A genomic window from Silene latifolia isolate original U9 population chromosome Y, ASM4854445v1, whole genome shotgun sequence includes:
- the LOC141631812 gene encoding uncharacterized protein LOC141631812 translates to MEGLLKALRNLGDQIRWLKPPTQDRPNDERDSSKRCEWHQDIGHRTEDCYKLRREVKFQVRKGNLDHLLSHGGKQDRREAKEIGGSSAPPICTKIINVITGGSELAGLTYSAAKRKATGSKGGHPETSYRVSQSNLPPVTFDETDMESGAEQHDDALTITLSIGNCTVRKALVDTGSSVNLIMLETLKTLGFDKENLIKKSVPLVGFSGETAHSVGEITIPTYIEGVNKLVRYLVIEAPTTYNVILGRPWLHRMKASAFNISSLSQVPNTMGQSLR, encoded by the coding sequence ATGGAAGGACTGCTGAAAGCACTGAGGAACCTGGGTGATCAGATAAGGTGGCTGAAACCTCCCACTCAGGACCGACCCAACGACGAGAGAGACAGCAGCAAAAGATGCGAATGGCACCAGGACATAGGTCACAGAACAGAAGATTGCTATAAGTTGCGGAGGGAGGTGAAGTTCCAGGTACGCAAGGGAAACTTGGACCACTTGTTATCACATGGGGGCAAGCAGGATAGAAGAGAAGCGAAAGAAATCGGTGGTTCTTCCGCTCCACCCATATGCACGAAGATTAttaacgtgataacaggtggatcTGAGCTAGCAGGTTTGACATATTCCGCTGCCAAGAGGAAAGCCACCGGGAGCAAAGGGGGTCATCCAGAAACTTCGTACAGAGTAAGCCAGAGCAATTTACCCCCGGTAACTTTCGATGAAACTGACATGGAAAGCGGCGCAGAGCAGCATGATGATGCCCTAACTATAACGTTATCCATTGGCAATTGCACCGTACGGAAAGCATTGGTAGATACAGGGAGCTCCGTGAACCTTATCATGCtcgaaaccctcaaaaccctggGCTTCGATAAAGAAAACCTGATAAAGAAATCTGTGCCCCTGGTGGGATTCAGTGGGGAGACCGCACATTCAGTAGGTGAGATAACCATCCCAACGTATATTGAAGGAGTTAATAAACTAGTGAGATACCTAGTCATCGAAGCTCCAACCACCTACAACGTGATACTAGGAAGACCGTGGCTGCATCGGATGAAGGCAAGTGCCTTCAACATATCATCGTTGTCTCAAGTTCCCAACACCATGGGGCAATCATTACGGTAA